The genomic segment CTGGAAACTTTGGCATCCAGTCTGCCCAGGTGCAGCAGGGCAACTTCTTCGTCCAGCTTCTTGGGCAAGGTATAAACGCCAACCTCATATTTTTTAGTGGCTAATTCAATCTGCGCCAGTGTCTGATTGGTGAAACTGTTGCTCATGACAAAGCTCGGATGACCGGTCGCACAACCTAGATTGACCAGACGCCCCTCAGCCAGAATGAGAATCGAACGCCCTGATTTCAACGTCCACTTATCCACCTGCGGTTTGATGTTCTCTTTACGGCAGACCTTGCTTGTCTCGAGATAATGCATATCGATTTCGCTGTCGAAATGACCGATGTTGCAGACGATAGCTTCATCCTTCATCATTTCCATGTGCTTGCCTGTAATGACGTCGCAGCAGCCGGTTGCCGTCACGAATATATCCGCCATTGGCGCAACCTCTTCAAGCGTTTTCACTTCATAACCTTCCATCGCCGCCTGCAGAGCGCAGATGGGATCAATTTCCGTCACCACGACGCGGGCGCCGAATCCCCGCATGGACTGTGCGCTGCCCTTTCCGACATCGCCGTAACCGCAGACCACAACCATTTTACCGGCCATCATAACATCCGTCGCCCTTTTGATACCGTCCGCCAGCGATTCACGGCAGCCGTATAAATTATCAAATTTTGATTTTGTGACGGAGTCGTTTACGTTGATGGCCGGAAATAAGAGTTCGCCTGACGCCTGCATCTGATAGAGGCGATGGACGCCGGTGGTTGTTTCTTCCGACACGCCCCGGATTCCGGCGGCAACTTTCTGCCATCGTTTGGGATTCTTTTTATACGCTTGTTCCAGACGTGAAACAATGATTGCAAATTCCTTGTTGTCGATCTTTTGTTTGAGCAATTGAGGGTTTTTTTCTATTTTAACGCCATGGTGAATAAACAAGGTTGCATCGCCGCCGTCATCCACAATCAAATCAGGTCCGGAACCGTCCGGCCAGGTTAAGGCCTGTTCCGTACACCACCAGTATTCCTCCAGGGTCTCGCCTTTCCACGCGAATACTTTCGCCGATCCGGCTTTCGCGATGGCTGCCGCCGCGTGATCCTGTGTGGAAAAAATATTGCAGGACGCCCAGCGGAGATCAGCACCCAATTCCTTCAGCGTCTCAATCAGCATGGCCGTTTGAATCGTCATATGCAGACTGCCCATGATTTTCAAACCCTTCAGAGGTTTCCTGCGTCCGTATTTCTTGCGCACCGCCATCAGACCGGGCATTTCATTTTCCGCCAGATCCATCTCTTTTCTCCCCCAGGCAGCCAGAGATAAATCCGCAACTTTATATTTCAGATTTTTATCGATTTCCTGAAAAGCCATATATCCTCCATCCCCTTAAAACTTGTTTATTTATTACCGGGTACCGATAGCATACCTCAAAGTTGAGCTCAACAACTTTATGATTAATTTCCGGAAAATAAAAAAGCACCCCCTTCTTAAGAAGCAGTGAGTGCTTTTATTCTGATTTGATTAAATTTATTTGGAAACCTTTTTGATTTTGTTTTTAGCATTCACCATAACGCATTTGGGTTTCCAGTTCCGGCATTCGGCGTCTTCAACCATTACGAAAGTGGCAATAATAATCAGATCTCCCTTTGCCACCATGCGTGCCGCCGCGCCGTTTAAGCAAATCGTTCCCGAATTACGTTTCCCTTTAATAATGTACGTGGAAAACCGGGCGCCATTATCAATATCGTAAATTTCCACTTTTTCATACTGTGCCATATTGGCTTCTTCCAGAAGTTTTTCATCAATGGAAATGCT from the Deltaproteobacteria bacterium HGW-Deltaproteobacteria-6 genome contains:
- a CDS encoding adenosylhomocysteinase; translated protein: MAFQEIDKNLKYKVADLSLAAWGRKEMDLAENEMPGLMAVRKKYGRRKPLKGLKIMGSLHMTIQTAMLIETLKELGADLRWASCNIFSTQDHAAAAIAKAGSAKVFAWKGETLEEYWWCTEQALTWPDGSGPDLIVDDGGDATLFIHHGVKIEKNPQLLKQKIDNKEFAIIVSRLEQAYKKNPKRWQKVAAGIRGVSEETTTGVHRLYQMQASGELLFPAINVNDSVTKSKFDNLYGCRESLADGIKRATDVMMAGKMVVVCGYGDVGKGSAQSMRGFGARVVVTEIDPICALQAAMEGYEVKTLEEVAPMADIFVTATGCCDVITGKHMEMMKDEAIVCNIGHFDSEIDMHYLETSKVCRKENIKPQVDKWTLKSGRSILILAEGRLVNLGCATGHPSFVMSNSFTNQTLAQIELATKKYEVGVYTLPKKLDEEVALLHLGRLDAKVSRLTKKQAEYLGVPVDGPYKPEYYRY
- a CDS encoding aspartate 1-decarboxylase — encoded protein: MQRFMMKSKIHRATVTDADLHYEGSISIDEKLLEEANMAQYEKVEIYDIDNGARFSTYIIKGKRNSGTICLNGAAARMVAKGDLIIIATFVMVEDAECRNWKPKCVMVNAKNKIKKVSK